The following coding sequences are from one Arthrobacter crystallopoietes window:
- a CDS encoding MFS transporter codes for MREKLWTRNFVLAIGTNLFIYMVFYLLMTSMALYALERFQAADSAAGFASSAFIVGALVSRFFAGMLLDKVGRRRILLLALLVFVAVSVLYIPAGSLQLLLVLRLVHGAAFGLAHTAVTTGAQALIPQARRSEGTGYFASSTTIATALGPFLAVLLADGADFQSVFWFSAGCSAAAFAVALALRLPEHDDDDGAMDAEPEPKGRAARVLAAVIEPRALPVASIVLVAGLAYSGVLSFLTSYAASSGEPSSAALYFLVFAAAVLVSRLCVGRLHDRRGDNVVMYPALLIFAIGLAVLAAGSSPATVTAAGILSGFGFGTLVPCSQAIVVNAVPARRLGTAIATYYLMFDVGTGFGPVLLGLLVPLAGYQGMYVATGVLMIACIGLYFTVHGRTAPSETARV; via the coding sequence TTGCGCGAGAAACTGTGGACCAGGAATTTCGTGCTGGCCATCGGCACCAACCTGTTCATCTACATGGTCTTCTACCTGCTGATGACCTCGATGGCGCTGTACGCGCTGGAACGGTTCCAGGCGGCGGACAGCGCGGCCGGCTTCGCCTCGAGCGCGTTCATCGTCGGGGCCCTCGTGTCGCGGTTCTTCGCCGGCATGCTGCTCGATAAGGTGGGCCGCCGCCGCATCCTGCTGCTGGCACTGCTGGTGTTCGTCGCCGTGTCCGTACTGTACATCCCCGCGGGATCGCTCCAGCTGCTGCTCGTGCTGCGTCTGGTCCACGGCGCCGCCTTCGGACTGGCGCATACCGCCGTGACTACCGGGGCGCAGGCGCTGATCCCGCAGGCACGGCGCAGCGAGGGCACCGGCTACTTCGCTTCCTCGACAACGATTGCCACCGCTCTGGGCCCGTTCCTTGCCGTACTGCTCGCCGACGGAGCGGACTTCCAGTCCGTGTTCTGGTTTAGCGCCGGCTGCTCGGCCGCCGCCTTCGCCGTCGCCCTTGCCCTGCGCCTGCCGGAGCACGACGACGACGATGGCGCCATGGATGCAGAACCGGAACCGAAGGGACGAGCGGCCCGCGTGCTGGCCGCCGTCATCGAACCGCGGGCCCTGCCGGTGGCCAGCATCGTGCTGGTGGCGGGGCTGGCCTACTCGGGCGTGCTGTCCTTCCTGACCTCGTATGCCGCATCAAGCGGTGAGCCATCGTCCGCCGCCCTGTATTTCCTGGTCTTCGCCGCCGCGGTGCTGGTCTCGCGGCTGTGCGTGGGCCGGCTGCATGACCGCAGGGGCGACAACGTTGTCATGTATCCGGCACTGCTGATCTTCGCGATCGGGCTGGCCGTGCTGGCAGCCGGCTCCTCGCCCGCGACGGTGACCGCGGCCGGGATCCTGTCCGGGTTCGGCTTCGGCACCTTGGTCCCGTGCAGCCAGGCCATCGTGGTCAACGCCGTGCCGGCACGGCGGCTGGGCACGGCCATCGCCACCTATTACCTGATGTTCGACGTCGGCACAGGTTTCGGCCCGGTGCTGCTGGGCCTGCTGGTACCGCTCGCCGGCTACCAGGGCATGTATGTGGCCACGGGTGTCCTCATGATCGCCTGCATCGGGCTCTACTTCACAGTGCACGGCCGAACGGCTCCGAGCGAAACGGCCCGCGTGTAG
- a CDS encoding SAM-dependent methyltransferase encodes MSEHVGHNHGETEVPDDFWESFYAERDQIWSGKPNAMLVREASDLQPGSALELGCGEGADAIWLAAQGWQVTGIDVSGLALERAAKHAEDAGVAEKIQWLKRDLSSWEPATQYDLVSAQFLHSPVELPRNTILAAAARAVAPGGALLVVGHESFPSWSKHPEPHEPLPTAAELAVELGLNAPDWSLETVDSVVRDITGPEGQTGTLTDSVLLARRAG; translated from the coding sequence ATGAGCGAACATGTTGGCCATAACCATGGCGAGACGGAAGTACCGGACGATTTTTGGGAATCCTTTTACGCCGAACGGGATCAGATCTGGAGCGGCAAGCCGAACGCCATGCTGGTCCGCGAGGCGTCGGACCTGCAGCCCGGCAGTGCCCTGGAACTGGGCTGCGGAGAAGGTGCGGATGCCATTTGGCTGGCGGCTCAGGGCTGGCAGGTTACCGGCATCGACGTCTCCGGGCTGGCGCTCGAGCGGGCGGCGAAGCACGCCGAGGACGCCGGCGTGGCGGAGAAGATCCAGTGGCTGAAGCGAGACCTGTCCAGCTGGGAACCGGCGACCCAGTACGACCTGGTTTCGGCGCAGTTCCTGCATTCACCGGTCGAGCTGCCGCGCAACACCATTCTCGCGGCGGCGGCCCGTGCGGTGGCGCCCGGCGGCGCTTTGCTGGTGGTCGGGCACGAGTCCTTCCCGTCCTGGTCCAAGCACCCCGAACCGCACGAACCGCTGCCCACCGCCGCGGAGCTGGCGGTGGAACTCGGACTCAACGCCCCGGATTGGTCGCTGGAAACGGTCGACTCGGTGGTCCGCGATATCACCGGGCCGGAGGGACAGACCGGCACGCTGACCGACAGCGTGCTGCTGGCCCGCCGCGCCGGCTAA
- a CDS encoding cation diffusion facilitator family transporter — MTRTVRGHVAGHHHGQEDQGHHHPTGIRGFFHDLFVPHSHDAADSIDDALESSARGIRAVKASLVGLGVTALLQLAVVVISGSVALLADTIHNFSDALTAIPLWIAFILGRRKATRRYTFGYGRAEDLAGLFIVAMIALSALGAGWQSVDRLLNPQPLQNLGWVLAAGLVGFAGNELVAMYRIKVGRNIGSAALVADGIHARTDGFTSLAVVLGVIGVWLGFPLADPIVGLIITLAIVVLLWGTARDIGRRLLDGIDPELVDRAERILLTEDAVQKLPDLRLRWNGHRLNINAAVQLDAAMTIDGYHQLERRLIAGLHQGLPGVDYISLTPVPAGREHP; from the coding sequence ATGACCCGCACCGTTCGGGGCCATGTTGCCGGCCATCACCATGGACAGGAAGACCAAGGCCATCACCATCCGACCGGTATCCGTGGCTTCTTCCACGACCTTTTTGTGCCGCACAGCCATGACGCGGCCGATTCCATCGACGACGCACTGGAGTCCAGCGCCCGTGGCATCCGGGCGGTCAAGGCCAGCCTGGTGGGACTGGGCGTCACGGCCCTGCTGCAACTGGCCGTCGTCGTCATCAGCGGTTCCGTAGCACTGCTGGCCGACACCATCCATAACTTCTCGGATGCGCTGACCGCCATCCCGTTGTGGATCGCATTCATCCTGGGGCGCCGAAAGGCGACCCGCCGCTATACCTTCGGCTACGGACGGGCCGAGGACCTGGCGGGGCTGTTCATCGTGGCCATGATCGCGCTGTCCGCCCTCGGGGCAGGGTGGCAGTCCGTCGACCGGTTATTGAATCCGCAGCCGCTGCAGAATCTTGGCTGGGTCCTGGCCGCCGGACTGGTCGGTTTCGCAGGCAATGAACTGGTGGCCATGTACCGGATCAAGGTCGGCCGCAACATCGGGTCGGCTGCCCTTGTGGCGGACGGAATCCATGCCAGAACGGACGGCTTCACCTCGCTGGCCGTAGTCCTGGGCGTGATCGGGGTCTGGCTCGGTTTCCCGCTGGCCGATCCGATCGTCGGGCTGATCATCACACTTGCGATCGTCGTCCTGCTTTGGGGCACGGCCCGCGACATCGGCCGCAGGCTGCTCGACGGCATTGATCCGGAGCTCGTGGACCGCGCCGAAAGGATCCTGCTGACGGAGGATGCAGTGCAGAAACTGCCGGACCTGCGCCTGCGCTGGAACGGGCACCGGCTGAACATCAACGCAGCAGTCCAACTGGATGCAGCGATGACGATCGACGGCTACCACCAACTCGAGCGCCGGCTGATAGCCGGACTGCACCAAGGGCTGCCGGGCGTCGATTACATTTCCCTCACTCCTGTCCCGGCGGGACGGGAACACCCCTAA
- a CDS encoding aspartate ammonia-lyase, translating into MTASSFRTDHDLLGYRDIPADAYWGVHTLRALENFPITGQPLSSNAHLVKGLAAVKLAAARTNEELGLLDSVRANAIAQACQEIIDGKLHEQFVVDVVQGGAGTSSNMNANEVIANRALEILGQAKGDYSQLHPNDHVNLSQSTNDVYPTAVRVATINSVRSLLDALATMEEAFADKAAEFRTVVKMGRTQLQDAVPMTLGQEFGTYAVTVGEDRERLAEATLLIHEINLGATAIGTGLNAPAGYSEAACRHLAEVTGLPLVTSVDLIEATQDVGAFVHLSGVLKRVAVKLSKICNDLRLLSSGPRAGFGEINLPAVQSGSSIMPGKINPVIPEVVSQVAYEVVGNDVTITMAAESGQLQLNAFEPIIVHSLDKSISHLEAACRTLTERCIRGITANTERLRLTVQQSIGLVTALNPRLGYAAATAIAQEAQATGRGVAELVLEHQLLTGAELDELLSPERLANLSN; encoded by the coding sequence GTGACAGCTTCGTCATTCCGTACCGACCACGATCTGCTGGGCTACCGGGACATCCCCGCCGACGCCTACTGGGGCGTCCACACCCTGCGGGCGCTGGAGAACTTCCCCATAACCGGCCAGCCGCTCTCAAGCAACGCCCACCTGGTCAAGGGCCTGGCGGCCGTCAAACTGGCGGCAGCGCGCACCAACGAAGAACTGGGCCTGCTCGACAGCGTCCGCGCCAACGCCATTGCCCAGGCCTGCCAGGAAATCATCGACGGCAAGCTGCACGAGCAGTTCGTCGTCGACGTGGTGCAGGGCGGTGCCGGCACCTCCTCAAACATGAACGCCAACGAGGTCATCGCCAACCGCGCGCTGGAGATCCTCGGCCAGGCCAAGGGCGACTACTCCCAGCTGCACCCGAACGACCATGTAAACCTGAGCCAGTCCACCAACGATGTGTATCCCACCGCGGTCCGGGTGGCCACCATCAACAGCGTGCGCAGCCTGCTGGACGCGCTGGCCACCATGGAAGAAGCCTTCGCCGACAAGGCCGCGGAGTTCCGCACCGTAGTCAAGATGGGCCGCACCCAACTGCAGGATGCCGTCCCAATGACTCTGGGCCAGGAATTCGGCACCTACGCGGTCACCGTCGGCGAAGACCGGGAACGCCTCGCCGAAGCCACGCTGCTGATCCACGAGATCAACCTCGGCGCCACCGCCATCGGCACCGGGCTGAACGCCCCGGCCGGCTACAGCGAAGCGGCCTGCCGCCACCTGGCGGAAGTGACCGGCCTGCCCTTGGTCACCTCGGTGGACCTGATCGAAGCCACCCAGGACGTGGGCGCCTTTGTCCACCTCTCCGGCGTCCTCAAGCGGGTGGCCGTGAAGCTTTCCAAGATCTGCAACGACCTGCGGCTGCTCTCTTCCGGCCCGCGCGCCGGGTTCGGCGAGATCAATCTGCCGGCCGTGCAGTCCGGCTCGTCCATCATGCCCGGCAAGATCAACCCGGTGATTCCCGAGGTGGTCAGCCAGGTGGCGTACGAGGTGGTCGGCAATGACGTCACCATCACGATGGCCGCCGAATCCGGCCAGCTCCAGCTCAACGCGTTCGAGCCGATCATCGTGCACAGCCTCGACAAGAGCATCTCCCACCTCGAGGCAGCCTGCCGGACCCTCACCGAGCGCTGCATCCGCGGCATCACCGCCAACACCGAACGGCTCCGGCTCACCGTACAGCAGTCCATCGGCCTGGTCACGGCCCTGAACCCGCGGCTCGGCTACGCCGCAGCCACCGCCATCGCCCAGGAAGCCCAGGCCACCGGCCGCGGCGTGGCCGAACTCGTCCTCGAGCACCAGCTGCTCACCGGCGCCGAACTCGACGAGCTGCTCTCACCGGAGCGGCTCGCCAACCTCAGCAACTAA
- a CDS encoding asparaginase → MSQVEPGQPCSVPRPNHVPLAEQTRGGLVESLHYGSVIALDYDGGTRLSAGDPLALFYPRSSLKPLQAVAMVRAGLDLPPDLLALAAASHSGSREHQDGAMRILRLHGLTEAVLENTADLPYGDAERQDWLRAGGEASQLAQNCSGKHAAMAATCVINGWPVAGYLDPEHPLQTAIAAVVLELTGEESPLTSTDGCGTPLCALSLRGMARAFGRIASAAPGTAEATVASAMMAHPEQVAGAGRDVTALMRLVPGLLAKDGFEGLQLVGLRDGRAVAVKISDGGDRARMPVTLQALASVGLDAGLLQTLAPAPVLGGGRPVGELRAIDFSTSN, encoded by the coding sequence ATGTCCCAGGTTGAACCCGGCCAGCCCTGCTCCGTGCCCCGGCCAAACCATGTCCCGCTCGCCGAGCAGACCCGCGGCGGACTGGTGGAAAGCCTCCACTACGGTTCCGTCATCGCCCTGGATTACGACGGCGGCACTCGGCTTTCCGCCGGCGACCCCTTGGCGCTGTTCTACCCGCGCTCCTCGCTCAAGCCGCTGCAGGCCGTGGCCATGGTCCGCGCCGGCCTGGACCTACCGCCGGACCTGCTGGCACTGGCCGCGGCGAGCCACTCCGGTTCCCGCGAGCATCAGGACGGGGCAATGCGCATTCTACGACTGCACGGCCTCACCGAAGCGGTGCTTGAGAATACGGCCGATCTGCCCTACGGCGATGCGGAACGGCAGGACTGGCTCCGCGCCGGCGGCGAAGCGTCGCAGCTGGCCCAGAACTGCTCGGGCAAGCACGCCGCCATGGCGGCTACCTGTGTGATCAACGGCTGGCCGGTAGCCGGGTACCTGGATCCGGAACATCCCCTGCAGACGGCGATTGCCGCCGTCGTTCTTGAGCTGACCGGCGAGGAATCCCCGCTGACCAGCACGGACGGTTGCGGCACGCCGCTCTGTGCCCTGAGCCTGCGCGGCATGGCCCGCGCGTTCGGCCGGATCGCGTCCGCCGCGCCAGGTACGGCCGAGGCCACTGTGGCCAGCGCGATGATGGCGCACCCGGAACAGGTCGCGGGTGCCGGCCGGGACGTCACGGCGCTGATGCGGCTGGTTCCCGGCCTGCTGGCCAAGGACGGTTTCGAGGGCCTGCAGCTGGTGGGACTCCGCGATGGGCGCGCCGTCGCGGTCAAGATCTCGGACGGCGGCGACCGCGCGCGCATGCCGGTCACGCTCCAGGCGCTGGCTTCCGTGGGCCTCGACGCCGGCCTGCTGCAAACCCTTGCCCCGGCGCCCGTCCTGGGCGGCGGACGTCCGGTGGGAGAGCTCCGCGCCATCGATTTCAGCACCTCGAACTAA
- a CDS encoding zinc-dependent alcohol dehydrogenase — MASSPAAAGLPGPTSRGLALVRVSLEPGGVGLVPHRPRAPRPDEVELKVTLCGLSGADVVVYHADPAFDWVRSGTVLGHEAVGVVSAVGLLVPEWPAPGTRVVPVSMVSCGDCEECLADRPQQCARPSILGLNRDGTAARTALVPWQNLLAVPDGLPDTTAVLAEPTSVAWRAAATVGQIRPGDRVAVSTTRAVGLLAALIARSLGADVVMVGRPGPHHQQRQELAASLGLESTTEPEPESVDVWIEASGSGKQLAAAVEVLRPGGRLVLVAMYATGARQTVNTLVGKELTVLTSYASTRSDYDDALAFLSTMPDLGERLITVYPMGQAVEALRLTAEGAPADHGRPLVKAVLRLNG, encoded by the coding sequence ATGGCATCGTCACCAGCTGCCGCAGGCCTCCCCGGCCCCACGTCCCGCGGCCTCGCCCTCGTCCGGGTCAGCCTTGAACCGGGCGGCGTTGGGCTCGTCCCGCACCGGCCCCGCGCTCCGCGGCCGGACGAGGTGGAACTCAAGGTGACGCTGTGCGGCCTCTCCGGCGCCGACGTCGTTGTCTACCATGCCGATCCGGCCTTTGACTGGGTCCGTTCCGGCACGGTGCTCGGGCACGAAGCCGTGGGGGTGGTATCTGCCGTCGGCCTGCTAGTACCGGAATGGCCGGCCCCGGGGACCCGCGTTGTTCCGGTATCCATGGTCAGCTGCGGCGACTGCGAAGAATGCCTGGCCGACCGGCCGCAGCAGTGCGCGCGGCCCAGTATCCTGGGGCTCAACCGTGATGGAACGGCAGCGCGGACCGCCCTGGTTCCGTGGCAGAACCTGCTGGCGGTGCCGGACGGTCTACCCGATACGACGGCGGTGCTCGCCGAGCCGACGTCCGTCGCCTGGCGTGCCGCCGCCACGGTGGGACAGATCCGTCCCGGCGACCGTGTGGCGGTTTCGACTACCCGGGCGGTCGGGCTGCTCGCTGCCCTGATTGCCCGGAGCCTGGGCGCCGACGTTGTGATGGTGGGACGTCCCGGCCCCCACCATCAGCAACGCCAGGAACTCGCCGCGAGCCTCGGGCTGGAAAGCACCACCGAGCCCGAGCCGGAGAGCGTTGATGTCTGGATCGAAGCATCCGGTTCGGGCAAGCAGTTGGCTGCCGCCGTGGAGGTGCTGCGGCCGGGCGGCAGACTTGTGCTCGTGGCCATGTACGCCACGGGTGCCCGGCAGACGGTGAACACGCTGGTTGGCAAGGAGCTCACCGTCCTGACCAGCTACGCCTCTACCCGCTCGGACTACGATGACGCGCTGGCGTTCCTGTCAACCATGCCGGACCTCGGCGAACGCCTGATCACCGTTTACCCTATGGGGCAGGCCGTGGAGGCGCTGCGCCTGACGGCAGAAGGAGCGCCTGCCGATCACGGCCGCCCGCTGGTCAAAGCCGTGCTCCGGCTGAACGGCTAA
- a CDS encoding amino acid permease — protein sequence MTPPPQGLQNAKPVHTDHPSDAALHAEDQGYHKGLKPRQIQMIAIGGAIGTGLFMGAGGRLADAGPALVLIYAICGFFAFLILRALGELIMHRPSSGSFVSYAREFFGEKAAFATGWLYWLNWVMTAIVDVTAVALYMNFFAKYWAPIGDVPQWVFALGALVLVLGLNLVSVKVFGELEFWFALIKVVSLVAFLLVGIYFVIFGTPVEGHEVGFSLISGNGGIFPNGLMPAIVVIQGVVFAYASIELIGTAAGETKNPEKVIPRAINTVILRIAVFYVGSLVLLSLLLPYTAYKAGESPFVTFFGTIGVAGVDAIMNLVVLTAALSSLNAGLYSTGRIMRSMSVSGSAPKFAGRMNKSGVPYGGIALTAAVALLGVALNAIVPAKAFEIVLNAAAIGIISAWGMIILCQLKLGHWAKKGLLSRPAFRLPGAPFTGYLTLAFLAAVLVLMAFDSPVGTWTVASLVIIIPALILGWHRCRDNIYAIAARREEEEARSQADSVSSDV from the coding sequence ATGACTCCCCCACCCCAGGGGCTCCAGAACGCCAAACCCGTTCACACCGACCACCCCTCCGACGCCGCGCTGCATGCCGAGGACCAGGGCTACCACAAGGGCCTCAAACCCCGGCAGATCCAGATGATCGCCATCGGCGGCGCCATCGGCACCGGCCTGTTCATGGGCGCCGGCGGCCGGCTGGCCGACGCCGGTCCCGCCCTGGTGCTGATCTACGCCATCTGCGGCTTCTTCGCCTTCCTGATCCTCCGGGCCCTGGGCGAACTGATCATGCACCGGCCGTCGTCGGGCTCCTTCGTCTCCTACGCCCGCGAATTCTTCGGCGAAAAGGCGGCCTTCGCCACCGGCTGGCTGTACTGGCTCAACTGGGTCATGACGGCCATCGTCGACGTCACGGCCGTGGCCCTGTACATGAACTTCTTCGCCAAATACTGGGCGCCCATCGGCGACGTGCCGCAGTGGGTCTTCGCGCTCGGCGCGCTGGTGCTGGTGCTGGGCCTGAACCTGGTCTCCGTCAAGGTCTTCGGCGAGCTGGAATTCTGGTTCGCGCTGATCAAGGTCGTCTCCCTCGTCGCCTTCCTGCTGGTGGGCATCTACTTCGTCATCTTCGGCACTCCGGTGGAAGGCCATGAGGTCGGCTTCAGCCTGATCTCCGGCAACGGCGGCATCTTCCCCAACGGCCTGATGCCGGCCATCGTGGTCATCCAGGGCGTGGTCTTCGCCTACGCCTCGATCGAGCTCATCGGCACCGCCGCCGGCGAGACCAAGAACCCCGAAAAGGTCATCCCGCGGGCCATCAACACGGTAATCCTGCGCATCGCGGTGTTCTATGTCGGCTCGCTCGTGCTGCTCTCCCTGCTGCTGCCGTACACGGCCTACAAGGCCGGTGAAAGCCCGTTTGTGACGTTCTTCGGCACCATCGGGGTGGCCGGCGTCGACGCCATCATGAACCTCGTGGTGCTCACCGCGGCCCTCTCCTCGCTCAATGCCGGTCTCTACTCCACCGGCCGCATCATGCGCTCCATGTCCGTCTCCGGCTCGGCTCCGAAGTTCGCCGGCCGGATGAACAAGTCCGGCGTCCCGTACGGCGGCATCGCCCTCACCGCCGCCGTCGCACTGCTCGGCGTCGCGCTCAACGCGATCGTGCCGGCGAAGGCCTTCGAGATTGTCCTGAACGCCGCGGCCATCGGCATCATCAGTGCCTGGGGCATGATCATCCTGTGCCAGCTGAAGCTGGGCCACTGGGCGAAGAAGGGCTTGCTGTCCCGGCCGGCTTTCCGGCTGCCGGGCGCTCCGTTCACCGGCTACTTGACACTGGCCTTCCTCGCCGCAGTGCTGGTGCTGATGGCCTTCGATTCCCCGGTGGGCACCTGGACGGTGGCCTCGCTGGTGATCATCATCCCGGCCCTCATCCTGGGCTGGCACCGCTGCCGCGACAACATCTACGCCATCGCGGCACGGCGCGAAGAGGAAGAGGCGCGGTCACAAGCCGACTCCGTCTCCTCCGACGTCTGA
- a CDS encoding ArsR/SmtB family transcription factor, which yields MNEDKQMCGLAVDSQYVELAVEVFSMLADATRVRIILALRDKELSVNELAETVGKSPAAVSQHLAKLRMARIVAARQDGTRVFYRLANEHARQLVADAIFQAEHALGDAPRHHRIRPAEAS from the coding sequence ATGAATGAAGATAAGCAGATGTGCGGTCTTGCTGTGGACAGCCAGTATGTTGAGCTGGCTGTGGAGGTGTTCTCCATGCTGGCGGATGCCACACGGGTCCGGATCATTCTTGCCCTGCGCGACAAGGAACTGTCCGTCAATGAACTGGCGGAGACCGTCGGCAAGTCGCCGGCAGCCGTTTCCCAGCATCTGGCAAAACTTCGGATGGCCCGGATCGTGGCTGCCCGCCAGGACGGCACGCGGGTGTTCTACCGCCTCGCGAATGAACACGCCCGGCAGCTCGTCGCCGACGCCATCTTCCAAGCCGAGCATGCCTTGGGCGACGCGCCCCGCCACCACCGGATCAGGCCGGCGGAGGCGTCATGA
- a CDS encoding HD domain-containing protein encodes MAEVIAGITVPDTELVRNATELVRGTTNDLLFDHSRRVFLFGALQGRRMGLDVDHELLYVGALFHDLGLTDKYGTDKLRFEVDGANVAKTFLLDHGRSEADATRVWTAVALHTTPGVPEFMDPEIALVTAGVETDVLGIGYRDLERSDIDAVTAAHPRPDFKRQILAAFTEGNKHRPETTFGNVNADVLEHFSPGFRRTDFVEIIQNSAWPE; translated from the coding sequence ATGGCGGAAGTCATTGCCGGCATTACGGTTCCGGACACCGAACTCGTCCGGAACGCAACGGAACTGGTCCGCGGCACCACCAACGACTTGCTGTTCGACCACTCCCGGCGGGTGTTCCTCTTCGGCGCGCTTCAAGGCCGGCGCATGGGCCTCGACGTCGACCACGAGCTGCTCTACGTGGGCGCCCTCTTCCACGACCTGGGCCTGACTGATAAGTACGGCACGGACAAGCTGCGCTTCGAGGTCGACGGCGCCAACGTCGCCAAGACATTCCTGCTGGACCACGGACGTTCGGAGGCTGACGCGACCAGGGTGTGGACCGCCGTCGCACTCCACACCACCCCGGGCGTGCCCGAATTCATGGACCCTGAAATCGCACTGGTGACCGCCGGCGTGGAGACCGATGTGCTGGGCATCGGCTACCGGGACCTTGAGCGGTCCGATATCGACGCCGTCACCGCCGCCCACCCGCGGCCGGACTTCAAGCGGCAGATCCTGGCCGCCTTCACGGAGGGCAACAAGCATCGCCCGGAGACCACCTTCGGCAACGTCAACGCCGATGTGCTCGAGCACTTCAGCCCCGGTTTCCGCCGCACGGACTTCGTGGAGATCATCCAGAACTCCGCCTGGCCGGAATAG
- a CDS encoding FadR/GntR family transcriptional regulator: MNLSDSWTAGQPIVRVGAAEAVLRSLRAAIEEGKLPVGTKLSSEAALAQQYAVSRSVIREALRSCASLGLTVTRTGKGTFVISDRVASDLTLGQYSARELTEARPHIEVPAAGLAAERRSDEELAFLRDVVQAMCTEDDPEAWVSLDASFHSAIARASGNRVFESVVADIRDALAHQSETLNMVAGRQQKSDVEHRRIVDAIEAGSAEEASAAMREHLAAVGVALDRLLNAN; encoded by the coding sequence GTGAACCTGTCAGACAGCTGGACAGCAGGACAGCCCATTGTCCGCGTCGGTGCCGCCGAGGCCGTACTGCGATCCCTCCGCGCCGCCATCGAAGAGGGCAAGCTCCCGGTCGGCACCAAACTCAGTTCCGAGGCCGCGCTGGCTCAGCAGTACGCCGTCAGCCGCTCCGTGATCCGCGAGGCGCTGCGGTCCTGCGCATCCCTGGGCCTGACAGTGACGCGGACCGGCAAGGGCACCTTCGTGATCTCGGACCGCGTGGCCTCGGACCTCACCCTCGGCCAGTACTCCGCCCGGGAACTGACCGAGGCCCGCCCGCACATTGAAGTCCCGGCCGCAGGGCTGGCCGCCGAACGCCGCAGCGACGAGGAACTCGCATTCCTGCGGGACGTTGTCCAGGCGATGTGCACCGAGGACGATCCGGAAGCCTGGGTCAGCCTCGACGCCAGCTTCCATTCAGCCATCGCCCGCGCCAGCGGCAACCGCGTGTTCGAATCGGTGGTGGCGGACATCCGCGACGCGCTCGCCCACCAGTCCGAGACACTGAACATGGTGGCCGGCCGCCAGCAGAAATCCGATGTGGAGCACCGCCGCATCGTCGACGCCATCGAAGCCGGTTCCGCCGAGGAAGCCAGCGCCGCCATGCGCGAGCATCTGGCCGCGGTGGGCGTGGCACTGGACCGCCTGCTGAACGCCAACTGA